The Oryctolagus cuniculus chromosome 12, mOryCun1.1, whole genome shotgun sequence genomic interval CTGCCTCATGGACACTCGACCACCAGGGTATAGGGCTAGCGAGGGCCCTTGAAACTGTTCATAGATATGGGGGGCCTTGAAACTGTTCATGCACATTGGGCGGCCTAGGGTGTGGGTGGCCTCAAAACTGTAGGTGTGGGGAGCCTTCAAACTGTGGACATGGGGAGCCTTGAAACTGTACATGGAGGTGGGTTACCTTGACACTGACCATGGACATTGGTCAGCATTGAGACTGAGGACATGGGTGGCCTTGAAACTGTCCGTGGATATAGGCCACCTGGAAACTGTCCATGGACAATGGGCAGCCTTGCAACTATCCACAGTATCCACTAGCTGATGTGGGGAGTCTTGAAACTGCCCCCAGGAGATAGGGAGCCTTGAAACTGTCCATGGACATGGAGAACCTTGAAACGCTTGGTGAACAGGGAGAGCTTTGAAATTGTCCATGGACAAGGAGAAACCCTGGAAAATTCCAGATAATTTCATCCCTATCCATGGTACATGGGAAGCCTTGAAACTGTCCGTAGATGTGGGTGGCCTTGAAACCGGCCATGAACATTGGAAAActtgaaaaattccagaaaattctCCCAACCCTATCCGTGAACCCTATCCTTGAAACACTCCATGGACACGAGTGACCTCAAAACCATCCCTGAATGTGAGCAGCCTTGAAACTATCCACGACCAAGGAGAAACCCCAGAAAATTCCAATCTCTGATTTTGTGCAACcagggaaaaaaaattcctggaaattctTATCTTGATGATGGAAAGTTGTGGAacattccaatttcttttttatattcctactgggaaaaaaaattccttcaagGGACTCTGCTGAGGCGCAGGAGACTCTCAGCTTCGACCTGGCACTGGAACCCATCCTGGAATCCTCCAGAatcttctggaatgttctgggtgCTTCCATGCAGACGTATTTCCAGAGCTGTTGTCAGCGTTTTCAGTCTCCAATTCTGctgtatgtaaataaatataaatacacatataaatcTCTACTGAACCAAGATGGCCGACTGTCCCATCGTTCTGGAAAGTTCTGgaagcttctgtgtgtgtgcatgtgtgtctggaAAGTTCTGTGCATATCTGTGAGCATTCCGGAGCATGCCAGAAAATTCCATAGGCATTTCAGTCTAGAAATTCTAGAAGGTTCTATAAAGAGGACCAGGAAGAGTAGTCGATCGCCTATGTGGCGATGTCTTGTGTCTCTGCGGAAAGTTCTAGAACGTCAATGGAATAGGCAGAATCAGTCAAacccagagagagacaggcagaaccAGTCAAacctagagagacagagaaagacagatggaacCAAACTCAGAAAAacccagagagacacagagagaaagagaaggaaacaggcAGAAGCAACCAAacccagagacagagaaaccaaTGAAATCCAGAAATCCAGGCAGAACCACTCAAACCCAGGGAGACACAGGCATAACCAATCGAacccagagacacagagggaagggAACCAGGAAACAGAACACCAACCATCCATGGAAATTTCCGGAATCCCAGACAACCATGGAAAGTTCTGGAAACACCAAAGAACCACACTCATGTGCAATGAATGAGTTTACTTCACcagtgaggagacagagaggcagccaggaatggacaattccagaacattctagaaCCTTCCAGAACATTCTTTCCTGTTATCCTTGGTGGAAGGAGATGCCAACGTGAAGAGGGACAgaaatcatccaaaaataaataatcccagggattctagaatgttctagaatgttctctcAGGGACAGGCTTGGACAGCCTCATGGCGGACAGGTGTCTGTCAGAGAGAGGAAAGCCAAGTCAGCACAGCAGGGCCGAGGATTCCACAGAACTCCAAGGAATTCCATGGAAGGTTCCAGAATGCTCACCTGTGCCCAAGATCCGGATGTGCTCCTGCGGGATCCCGCTCTGCTCCAGGAGCTCTGCGTAGCGCTCAGCTGCTTGGCGCTCAGGCCCTCTGCTCGAGCTGCGATGGGGGGCCGATAGTATGTGCCAACTGCATACACTCAGCCAGACCCACCCCAAATAGGATGCGGTCAAAACTGATCTAGTGTGCGCCGACCATATAGACTTGGCTGATACTGCTCTATCTAGTAGGCGCCAACTGTATACATCCAGGAAACCAGTGCAGGCTAGGACAGGTCAGGATTGTTCTACTTAGTATGCTCCAAGTGTATACAGAAAAGCAAACCCATCCAGGATAGGACAGGGCCAAGGTTGCCCTACCTGCTATGCACCAACTGTATACAAAAGGCAAACTGATGCAGAACAGGATGGCTCTGGGTTGTTGTATCTAGTATGCACCAACTATACACTTGGCCAGACCCATCCCACACACGACGGGACCCCGTGTTGCTCTATCTAGGAGGCACCAACTTTATGTGATCTGGAAAAGGCCATGCAGACACAGCgtagggcaggggtgaggggtgtCTGACACTGATCCAGCTGTGTGACAGGTGCCGGGAGCGCCCGGTAGAGTGCCGTCTCCTCAGTAAATGGTTTCGGAGTAATGACTGCCCACGTGCAGAACTGAAAATAGACACTTATATCACATAGGAAACCTACTCAATGCAGCTAAAGACTTTATTGGAAATTGAAGTGTCTAGGAGAAGAAATCGGGATAAAAGTCTGTGACGGTGGTCAGGCCATGTCGTTTTTGTACTTGAACCCAAAAACCCAGGcttattaaaagttttttaacAAAGTTTTACTTTTGTGAAAACAGAAGGAAGTGTGCAGGAATGAGCAGCGTGGGTGTAGCTCCTCAGGAACTGGCCCGCTGTcgggagccaggatctgggaaggCACTGCCCTGCTGCACGGCACCTCCAGCCCACGTCCTGGACTTCCTGGCGCCCGACGACGCAGGAGACGGCAGGACAAGATGGCCGGGCCCCTGAGGAACAAGGACGCGAGCCGTGAGCAAGGCCCATCAGCCCCCCAGTGCACACGGGGGCCCTGACAGCCCCGTCACCTCCAGCACTGCTGGGGAAGAGGGCACCACACCGTCTAGGGAGAGCCCAGAGTGTTCTGGAAACTTCCAGACGATGCCAGGAAACTTCCTGGAAGGTTCTAGAGAAACACtttagaatgttctagaaaaaaaatgtctggaatgttccagaaaatTCCAGGCGATTCTAGGAAACAGTCTAGAAGGTTCTAGGGAAGATTTCAGAAGGTTCTAGAAAGTTTCTGGAACGTTCCAGAATGTTCCCAAGCCTTTTCTGCCACAGTCAATGGGAAGAACTACTTCAAGTTCCTGGTGCAGGAGCCcggccacccctcccctgctcacccctcccctgcccctctgtgtctactcaccccttcccctcccctctgtgtCTGCAGTGTctgctcacccctcccccacccctctgtgTCTGCAGTGTCTGCTCACCCCTCCCCTACCCCTCTGCTGTGTCTGCAGTATCTGCTCACCCTCCCCCTACCCCTGTGTCTGCTCACCCCTGACCCCTGCCCTCTGTGTCTactcacccctcccctgcccctctgtgtctactcacccctccccctcccctctgtgtCTGCAGTGTCTgctcaccctccccctcccctctgtgtCTGCAATGTCTgctcacccctcccccgcccctctgtGTCTGCACTGTCtgctcacccctcccctgcccctctgtgtCTGCACTGTCTgctcacccctcccccgcccctgtgTCTGCAATGTCTgctcacccctcccccgcccctctgtGTCTGCAGTGTCTGCTCACCCCTCCCCTACCCCTCTGCTGTGTCTGCAGTATCTGCTCACCCTCCCCCTACCCCTGTGTCtgctcacccctcacccctgccctctgtGTCTGCAGTGTCTGCTCACCCCTCCACCGCCCCTCTGTGTCTGCTCAGCCCGCCCTGCCCTCTGCTCCAGTATGGTTGGGGCAGGTTCCCCATGCACAGCGTCAGGCTGTCTGCACGCAGCCCCGTCACGCCCTGCCCTGCTAACCCGCCCTGTGAGTATGAAATGCTCATCGTCCGCCCTCACCAGCTCAGGCTAAAGCGAGAGCTCCACTGCACCGTGCTTGGAAATGTCTCATTTAaatcctatttttagttttcctggaaataattccatttcattaatattttcaaaaaagaaatttggcGTTGATAATTTAGTGATGTCTGCTCTTTCatcccttatctttttttttttttttttttttggacaggtagagtggacagtgagagagacagagaggaaggtcttcctttgctgttggttcaccctccaatggccgccgcagccggtgcatcgcgctgatgcgaaggcaggagccaggtgcttctcctggtctcccatggggtgcagggcccaagtacttgggccatcctccactgcactcccgggccacaacagagagctggcctggaaaaggggcaactgggacagaatccggcgccccgactgggactagaacccggtgtgccggcgccgcaaggcgaaggattagcctagtgagccgcggcactggccttccCTTATCTTCTAAGTACagaatttccatttgtttttccattttctggaatttgtaaattaaaaaaccAAATCAAATGGTCTTTTTTGGGTTCCTAAAATGACAAACCCTACAATTATTACTTTACCACCTGTCACTATTCCCTTAGCTCCACACAACTGCCTTCCACCACCTCCTGTATGCGGCGATTGGCAAACATATCAAAATacatgcttttaaagatttatttatttattcaaaaggaatggttatagagagggagacaaagaaagagaccttCGATCCCATGCCTAGAACTGCCCGGACCAGGCCAGGCTAAGCCGTGGGCAGGAACTGCATCCGGCCTCCcgggctgggagccaggccccacacagagtggccaggactccacCAGCATCCACAGGAGAGGCTGCACCACAGTCACCCCACTGCCACGCGTTCCATCATCCCATCACCCCACATCACTCCACACACCAGAGCCATTCACATCCTTCTAAATGGACGACTCTAAAATGCCCGTAGGAGGGGAAATGCGTGCCTGCACGCCCGCTGCTTCTGGCTCTCCGGGTACCTTTGCCGGGCTCTCTGTGGGTGAGAGTGCTGGCAGGGGTGTTTGGCACCTCCGAGGTTACTGTGGCTGAAGAGCCTCGTTCTAAGGGGGTCCGGGAGCAGCCAGTCCTCTCAGCGTTCATCACCTTGCTAACCCCTGTGGTCTCTGCCGTCATAGTTAAAGGTGGCAGAGCTAACCGTGGGCCCATGGTCGACGGCGGTTTCTCTGGAGGCTCTCTGGCCGCCACTGTCCCACTGGGCGGTCAGCTGGTATTCCCACCACATCTCCCCTGTGAATCACAACTCATTTTTCTCTTGTGTTCAAGAATGTCTCCTCATCTTTTGCTTTCAGCTTTCTAAATAATGCGCCTTCCTTTAGAATCCTGTGTTATCTTTGTGTCCATATTCCTTAAATCCTACTTTTAGTTTCATGGATGCTTATGTTGTAGTTTccaaattaaaatttgagaaattatgtcattatttcttctttttaaatatttatttagttagttatttgaaaacacagttgcaaagagacagagacagagagagacagagacagaggcagagagagaggtcttccatctcctggttcactccccagatggcctcaacggccacagctgcgccgatccgaagccaggagccaggagccaggagcttcttctgtatctcccatgcaggtgcagggcccaacgacttgggccaccttccccaggccacagcggggagctggatgggaagtggagcagccgggactcaaactgaaatCCACATGGGAGCCGGCTGTGCAGTCTGCAGCTttgcccgctgcgccacagcgccgggctgGGTCAttatttctatgaatattttctcTGCTCCTTTCTTGCATCTACTTTTTGTACTTCCATTATATGTATTTGATGTGTCTGATGATGTCCCACATTTCAGCTAGGCTTTGCTTGCCTttattgtgtgtgagtgtgtgtgtgtgtgtgtgtgtgtgttcttcagtTTAAATAATCTCTATCAATCTGCCTTCAAGTTTGTTAACTTCTTTATCTGCCAATTCACTCTTGCTGTTAAGCTCACAGagtaaatttttattgttattttagttttgtgagcatatatataattcttattttgaatgtttttcctGTTAAAATTGACATCAGACACTCCCACAGGCTGTTTAGGTTTGCTGCTTTTGGTGTGTAAGTTatacttttctgtttattttcatgcTTCACAATTTTTGTTGAAAACTAAACATTTTAGGTAATAGGTTGTAGCAATAATGGGTACTGGTTCCCTGGTCTCCAGctcttatttttatcttattgctCATTTCTTTAATAGCCTGCTGGGAATTTTAATAACTCTATTCCTCACCCAGAATACCAAGAACTGAGGTTACTCCTCAAAGGGGCATGGCTTTGAGTACTCGGATGACAGTGGCTTTGCTaggctctctctcttttcccataACCTCATCCAACTGATAACTCAGAGTTCTTGCTGATTGCTATGTTCTTTAAGAGTGTTCTGGGGCATAAATTATTCTAAAACCAACCCAACCAAAATCTagctcctggggccggcgctgtggtgcagtgggtaaagccgccgcctgcagtgccagcagcccatgtgggtgccagttcaagtcctggctgctcctcttctgatccagctctctaccgtgGCCTACTCTGAGgtaggcccaagtccttgggcccctgcacctgcgtgggagacctggaagaagctcctggctcctggcttcggatctgcacagctctggctgttgcagtcatttgaggagggaaccagtggatgaaaatctctctctctctctctctctctctctctcaatctctctacctctccctctgcccctctgtaactctgcctttcaaataaataaataaatcttttaaaaaatcttcctcCCTTGGATGTGTAGTTTCTAAGCTCTATCTCACAGTTTTTGATCCTTAGAGGGTTCACTCCAGTTCTTATTCCACAATTCCCTCTTGAACACTGCCTGCCGACAGGCCCGCCTGTGTCTGAATGTCTGCTCAATGGACATCCACACCACGTtcttctcatttattcattttcatttcatttgcgcCATCCTCTTCCTCCCCAGGTACGCGTTAGCAGAAAGCGAggtcagaagggaagcagctggtgCTCCAGGAGGCATTCTGACTAGGGAATGCCAGGCAGCGACAGCCCCGCCCCTCAGTCACTCTGGAGGACTCGCTGAGACCTGGACAAGGGCCTCCAGCACCTCCCAGCACGGCCCTCCAGCACATGAAGCTGCAGGTGCACCGAGCTCCACGGCCAACACAGATCGCACAAGGCCGTGCTGGGGCAGCCCCTCAGATGAAGTCTCCGAGGCACAGGAGCAAACCCCTGGTCCACACTCTCAGTGAGACTCTGTCATCCTCCCTCTCAGGACGACAACCTCCGGGGACGTCGCCTCTGACCCAGGCGCATGAGAGAGAACCAACTGCAGCATTTTTATGCATCGTTATGTACAATCTGCTTATTTTGCTGACATTTACCACAGAATAAATTTTAAGCTTCATTCTACTGTGTCTTGCATGGAAAGACATCGGAAATATCCGCACCTCACGCACAATGTAAATTGTGACAAAAACCGATACTAAAGAacacaaaatatgaaataaatatttaaaaaatgcaaaaccaGTATACCCAAAGCTACAGAACATTGCAGAAAGATACTAAAAGACAGGGATACACGTGGACAGATGTAGTGCATCGTGGCCTATCCTCCATGAGTCGTAAACATGCTCATCAGATAAGAAGGACGTCACAGCATAACTGCATCCAAATCAGTATTTCAATCTCAAAGTTCCTGAATCTACCATTCCAAAGGAAGACACATAGGCTGCAGGCTGTGGAGCAGAGCGTCTTAACCCACCAGTAAGGACATCGTCCTGTAAATCTGTTTGCACACTCTCTTCATGGCGGCCTTCATCTCTTTATTCCTGAATGTGTAGATGACAGGATTCAGAACGGGAGTGAGGACAGAATCAAAGAGAGCAAGATACTTGTCCATCTGTGAATTGGGGTGTGGCCAGGTATAAACAAACAGGGTGGGACCAAAGAACAGGATCACCACAGTGATGTGAGCTGACAAGGTGGACAGGGCCTTGGAGGACGCTCCTGAGGAGTGTTTCCAAACACTGACCAGGATGAAGGTGTAGGAGAtgagaagcacagagaaagagCCGACACAGATGAACCCACTGTTCACAGTCACCATGAACTGCAGCCGACTGGTGTCTGCGCAGGCCAGCCTGAGGAGCCGAGGGAGGTCACAGTAAAAGCTGTCCAACACGTTAGGGCCACAGAAGGGCAAGCCAGTGAGAAACACCAGTTGGAACAGGGAGTGAATAATGCCaaggccccaggcagcagccacaAACAAAACGCACACCCGTGGGCTCATGATGGCCAGGTAGTGAAgaggcttgcagatggccacgtACCTGTCAAAGGCCATGGCCATGAGCAGCACCATCTCCACACCGCCGATCACATGGATGAAGAAGATCTGGGCGATGCAGCCTCCAAAGGAGATGACCTTGCGCTTTCTGAACAGATCATAAATCATCTTGGGGGACGTGACCGAGCAGGCTCCCAGGTCGATGAAGGAGAGGCCCGCCAGCAGGAAGTACATGGGGGAGTGCAGGTGAGGGTCTGTGGTCACAGAGAACACAATGAGGCTGTTCCCAGTCATGCTCGCCGTGTAGAGGACCGAGGAGAACACCAGGAGGAGACGCtggagctcctgggagctggTGAGGCCCAGGAACACAAACTCGGACACCCCCAAGTGGTTCCCTCCAGCCATGGGTCAGCCCACTGGGTGCAGTTGCAGTTATAAGAACTAACAAAACAGAAGGACACGTGGTTAGGGAGACAGTGATAAGTACTAGAACTGCTGATAGTACCATGCTCTCATTATGAACAAATCACATATGGTTATCCAGCTCTCAAACagacaaaacaacaaaatcagTGTCACAACACGTAAGTTGCAGCATAATTTAAACCCAACACTGGTACTATCAGTGTAATATGCCATCATCAAATAGGTAATGTAGGCCAAAAACAACAGGATTTAGAACTAATGAGATGTTTAAACCACCTGTGATACTACTTCTCTCAACATATTCCCTATAATATTTATGCACATTCTCATCATTTCCTTCACCCCCCAGTTTGCACCCATAATTCTCTGACAGAAAGTGTGGACAAGAGGACGGTGTCCTGAGGGGTCATCAGGTGGTCATCACAAGGAGTCAGAGGTGGAGACTGGACTAAGATGAGCTGTAGGTTGAGACAGGATAGAGAAGTGGGAATGTGGGAAtggagagcccatgagagcagtcAAACTGGACAAGGATGTGGGTTTCCATTTCTAACACAACAACCACTAAAATCCACCACATTTCCTGTCACTCACTGTTCTCTGCTGTTTCTAGTTTCTACGTAATTTTTCACGATTGTAGAACCGTTAATGGCTTCACACACGGTCATGATTTGTTAAGGCACCTTCACCTCCTATCACACAAGTGTTTCTCAAGGCATAACAAATATGCACTTAGGTGATTCAGCCAGAATTTCTTCAAGGTATATGTCTACAGAGGCCAACGTGGGTGTGACACCTCTCGAGCAGACCTCTCTGTTCATACCTGTGGACGTACTAAGGACCAGCACCTAGAATACGGagatttaactttattttatcaTCTAAGTCTCCTTCTAGGATCAGCTTTTATCACCATGGACATTTCCCTGTAGAGTACGCAGAACCTCCAGCATGCAAACCACTCTGGTTATTGGATATTATACTGAGTATTTAGCTAAAATCTATTCAACTACAGGTATTTTTATCTTCAAGGAAATCTGAAGAGACTTTTATCTGATTTACACTTTTAACTGATGATTACAAAATGAGAAGAATATCAAATATTAGTGACTCAGGTCTGAGGCGGGCATGTGGGATTTCTCACTGTGAGGTAAACCACACTGGAGGCTTAGTCCTTTAAACGGAACGGAGCATGAACAAAGAGCAATGCTGTGTTCCCACGTCTCAGTCACTGTGAGGGCAACAGGCACTGGTGACGGAAGCCCTAAGTGCCCAGCGTGGTGATGGGGTGATAATGCGCATGGGGTGAGATAAGGCCCTTCTGTGGAAGACGGTCATCATTCAAGGGGAAGCATGACACCCAGAAAAGCTACAGGAACTTCCAGAATTCAAACAATTGAAAGAACAGACACCAAAATCTAGGTCTTTCAACCTTATTTCAGAACTACAGGGTATACTAACCAAGTAAACTGAGCAAATAATCAAGTAAAAAAGAAGGGAACgcaaggggccagcgttgtggcacattccgcgatgccagcttcccatgggGGCACCACTTCataccccagctgctctgcttctgctccactccctacgagtggccaggaaaagcagtggaggatgccccaagtctcTGCCCCTGCCACCATGGGGGAGAACcacatgaaactcctggctcctggcttcagcctgactcagccctggctgttgggaccatcaGGAGCAAGAataagcagatggatgatctctctctctctctctctctctctgtaactctgactttcaaacaaagaaataaaaatttgttcaaaaacaaaagaactaaaaaatgttattttcctgaTTAAAACCAAAATTGACCAGAGACAGTCAAATAAATTATCcactattaatataaaattatatagtaGCCTAAAAAGTATTACATAAAATATGTACCCACTTAAAGATTATTTAACCTGTACAATAGTAAATTTTATTTGGTAAAGTGCTCATTGCTATCATGATTTGTGTACTTATTCTTCATATTCTGGTTGTATAATGGCTCACTACAATTATAAAAACTTTAGATCATGCTTCCAATAAATCTACTCTTTTGGGTTTCCTAAATTTTATTGTCCCCAGAGATCTATTAAAATCCCAATCATTCTCTGTAATTTTACTGTCAGTTCCCTTATATATTACCTTGTTTGTCCCTGTAATCCAAATAACtaagaaaacagttttaaaaaagaatcataaatctgagtttatggaaaattcagGATATGTTTATTTCAGGGCTGGTGCGTTGGTGccgtgggctaagcctccaactctggggccagcatctTACATGTGCACCACCCGctcgggacccggctgctcctttactaatccagcgccctgctgtggcctgggaaagcagtgcaagatggcccacgtgctcgggtccctgcacctgcgtgggaacccaaaaagagctcctggcttcagatcagcccagctccggccactgtggccatttgggaagtgaaacagtggatgaaagaatttctccccatctctctctctctgtgtctgtaactctacctctaaaataaatgaataaattttttttgacaggcagaatggacagtgagagagagacagagagaaaggtcttccttttctgttggttcactccccaaaggccactgtggccaacacacctcactgatccgaagccaggagccaggtgcttctcctggtctcccatggggtgcagggcccaagcacttgggccatcctccactgcactccctggccacagcagagagctggcctggaagaggagcaaccggacaccgatcgggactagaacccggtgtgccggcgccgcaaggcagaggattagcctagtgagccgtggcaccggcctgaataaatatttttaaaaacacatatttatttggtgcaaataatcttgaaatctatgcataattttttcataagcatgtcccatgaactatttgaaggcTTATCATAATACAAGTACAATTTAATGTGATATATGTCAGAGGAGTAGTAAGATAaatttttggtgatttttttttttttttttttttttttttttgccgtggAGGATCCTAGTGTATGAACAGCAGATGGGGAAGGCTATA includes:
- the LOC100358190 gene encoding olfactory receptor 4F3/4F16/4F29-like — protein: MAGGNHLGVSEFVFLGLTSSQELQRLLLVFSSVLYTASMTGNSLIVFSVTTDPHLHSPMYFLLAGLSFIDLGACSVTSPKMIYDLFRKRKVISFGGCIAQIFFIHVIGGVEMVLLMAMAFDRYVAICKPLHYLAIMSPRVCVLFVAAAWGLGIIHSLFQLVFLTGLPFCGPNVLDSFYCDLPRLLRLACADTSRLQFMVTVNSGFICVGSFSVLLISYTFILVSVWKHSSGASSKALSTLSAHITVVILFFGPTLFVYTWPHPNSQMDKYLALFDSVLTPVLNPVIYTFRNKEMKAAMKRVCKQIYRTMSLLVG